One segment of Leptospirillum ferrooxidans C2-3 DNA contains the following:
- a CDS encoding NAD(P)/FAD-dependent oxidoreductase, which yields MGKRILVLGSGVAGSIVSNQIVRKIFKELQTGDVSITVLGTTDTHCYQPGWLYLPFDLVRNEELKRSERTILDPLINFIIDSAKLIDVKANKVTGVSGKIYEYDVLVIATGSVPRPDLIPGLSEAGHWFHTEEGALKLQAALREFTGGKIVIAMGVPHKCPVAPIEVTLMLDDYLRKKGIREKTDIFYTYPVGAVHTIPAVAKWAVPVFEERGIRYETFFNMKEVDVSKKMLSSLEGSSVEFDLLISIPPHRGASVITESGLGEGGWIPTNKQTLQMEGYKNVFVVGDTTNLPISKAGSTAHFSADIAVENIISVVRGGEATHLYDGKVFCFIETGKSQATYISFNYSNPPVPPPPTTTVHWMKLSYNRLYWLTARGIL from the coding sequence ATGGGAAAGAGAATTCTGGTATTGGGCAGTGGTGTAGCTGGGTCAATTGTTTCTAATCAAATAGTGCGTAAAATTTTTAAAGAGTTACAGACTGGAGATGTTTCTATAACTGTTTTGGGAACAACCGATACCCATTGTTACCAACCAGGGTGGCTTTATTTACCATTCGATCTTGTCCGTAATGAGGAGCTAAAACGGTCTGAACGTACTATTTTGGACCCGTTGATTAATTTTATTATTGATTCGGCAAAGTTAATAGATGTAAAAGCCAATAAGGTGACTGGCGTTTCCGGAAAAATATATGAGTACGATGTTCTTGTTATTGCAACTGGGTCTGTTCCTCGTCCAGATCTCATCCCAGGCTTATCGGAGGCAGGACATTGGTTTCATACTGAAGAGGGAGCCTTAAAGCTGCAAGCAGCTTTAAGAGAGTTTACTGGTGGGAAAATAGTCATTGCTATGGGTGTTCCTCATAAATGCCCTGTAGCTCCTATCGAAGTGACCCTGATGTTGGATGACTACCTCCGTAAAAAAGGGATAAGGGAAAAAACGGATATCTTTTATACATACCCTGTTGGGGCAGTGCATACTATACCTGCTGTTGCGAAGTGGGCAGTTCCCGTGTTTGAGGAAAGGGGAATCCGATATGAGACATTTTTTAATATGAAAGAAGTTGATGTCTCAAAGAAGATGCTCTCTAGTTTAGAGGGTTCTTCTGTTGAGTTCGATCTATTAATCTCTATCCCTCCTCATAGGGGTGCTTCAGTTATTACTGAATCGGGTTTAGGTGAAGGTGGTTGGATTCCTACGAATAAGCAGACTCTTCAGATGGAAGGCTATAAAAATGTTTTTGTTGTTGGCGATACAACAAACCTTCCTATATCAAAGGCGGGATCGACTGCACACTTTTCTGCTGATATAGCTGTTGAAAACATTATCTCTGTGGTAAGAGGTGGAGAAGCGACTCATTTATACGATGGAAAAGTTTTCTGCTTTATCGAAACAGGAAAAAGCCAAGCAACATATATTTCCTTCAATTACTCTAACCCTCCAGTTCCACCCCCACCCACCACCACTGTGCATTGGATGAAGTTATCCTATAACAGACTATATTGGTTGACTGCACGGGGAATATTATAA
- a CDS encoding DUF1641 domain-containing protein: MGDDMLSEDNGQDALSVRLADPLVRAQLLRMLDRLDLIEDLLTSKNAVLTLQTEGMVERLSERMESAIQLLDQLSTANIVSLVREVDRHSSVILALLNVISDLERSGRLSSLMEFMQGAKAINDILNDSLVERMAIQMETIAATLEKLKAVPVEELVNALNSLKDSGALEIMPEVVGSVVTLRRLMTDTLLERVMTLLDQGIAYQNSISTAIRMIPQKPDRSPGLIGLWSLIKDPEVQKSLYVVFTSLNAILKGK, encoded by the coding sequence ATGGGTGACGATATGCTGAGTGAAGATAATGGACAAGATGCCCTATCAGTTCGCCTTGCTGACCCTTTAGTAAGGGCGCAATTACTCCGAATGCTTGATCGTTTAGATCTTATTGAAGATCTACTGACTTCAAAAAATGCCGTTTTAACTCTTCAAACCGAAGGTATGGTAGAACGATTGTCAGAGAGAATGGAAAGTGCGATCCAATTGTTGGATCAACTCTCTACAGCAAACATAGTAAGCCTTGTTCGCGAAGTCGATAGGCACTCTTCTGTAATTTTAGCTTTGCTTAATGTCATTTCAGACTTAGAGAGGTCTGGTCGACTGTCAAGCCTAATGGAGTTCATGCAGGGTGCCAAGGCTATAAATGATATCCTCAATGATTCACTCGTTGAACGAATGGCAATTCAAATGGAAACCATTGCGGCTACATTGGAGAAATTGAAAGCTGTTCCAGTAGAGGAGTTAGTCAACGCACTAAATAGTTTGAAGGATTCAGGGGCTCTTGAGATCATGCCAGAAGTTGTTGGATCGGTTGTGACTTTGAGAAGGCTGATGACGGATACTCTATTGGAAAGAGTCATGACATTGTTGGACCAGGGGATCGCCTATCAAAACAGTATTTCTACTGCGATTAGAATGATTCCCCAGAAGCCAGATAGATCTCCCGGATTAATTGGTTTATGGAGTTTGATTAAAGATCCTGAAGTCCAAAAATCATTGTATGTGGTTTTCACTTCCCTGAATGCAATATTAAAAGGAAAGTGA
- the tuf gene encoding elongation factor Tu: MAKAKFDRSKPHLNIGTIGHVDHGKTTLTAAITRVLAANKMAEFLAYDQIDKAPEERERGITIAIAHVEYQTAARHYAHVDCPGHADYVKNMITGAAQMDGAILVVSAADGPMPQTREHILLARQVGVPYIVVFLNKADMVDDPELLELVELEVRELLSKYDFPGDDIPVTKGSALKALECGCGKPECPACSPILKLMQTVDEYIPTPTRDVDKPFLMPVEDVFSISGRGTVVTGRVERGVIKVGEEVEIVGIRDTAKSVVTGVEMFRKILDSGQAGDNVGLLLRGTKKEDVERGMVLAKPGSITPHTVFEAEAYILTKEEGGRHTPFFNGYRPQFYFRTTDVTGVVTLSEGVEMVMPGDNVRVKVTLITPIAMEDGLRFAIREGGRTVGAGVITKVLQ; encoded by the coding sequence ATGGCAAAAGCGAAGTTTGATCGAAGCAAGCCCCATCTGAACATTGGCACGATTGGTCATGTTGATCATGGTAAGACGACATTGACAGCGGCTATAACTAGGGTCTTGGCAGCGAATAAGATGGCAGAGTTCTTGGCTTACGACCAGATCGACAAAGCCCCAGAAGAACGGGAACGAGGAATTACGATTGCGATTGCTCATGTGGAGTATCAGACAGCAGCAAGACATTATGCCCATGTCGACTGTCCTGGACATGCTGATTATGTCAAAAACATGATCACAGGAGCCGCACAAATGGACGGAGCGATTCTGGTGGTGTCGGCAGCAGATGGCCCGATGCCGCAGACCAGAGAGCACATTTTGTTAGCGCGTCAGGTTGGAGTTCCCTATATCGTTGTGTTTTTGAATAAGGCAGATATGGTGGATGATCCTGAACTGCTGGAGCTGGTAGAGCTCGAAGTTCGGGAGCTTCTTTCCAAGTATGATTTCCCTGGTGATGATATACCAGTGACAAAGGGATCTGCGCTAAAAGCATTGGAATGTGGTTGTGGAAAACCTGAGTGCCCAGCCTGCAGTCCAATCCTGAAATTGATGCAGACAGTTGATGAGTACATTCCAACTCCTACAAGAGACGTGGATAAACCATTTTTGATGCCAGTAGAAGATGTCTTCTCCATTAGCGGACGAGGAACCGTTGTGACGGGTCGAGTCGAGCGAGGTGTTATTAAGGTTGGAGAGGAAGTCGAGATTGTTGGAATCAGGGATACAGCCAAGTCAGTTGTTACAGGCGTTGAGATGTTCCGAAAGATATTGGACTCAGGGCAGGCAGGAGACAATGTTGGTTTGTTGTTGAGAGGAACAAAAAAGGAAGATGTTGAGCGTGGGATGGTATTGGCCAAACCAGGATCAATCACACCGCATACAGTGTTTGAAGCAGAGGCTTATATTCTGACCAAAGAAGAGGGTGGGCGACATACTCCGTTTTTCAATGGATATCGTCCTCAGTTTTATTTCCGAACGACAGACGTGACAGGAGTTGTCACGTTGTCTGAAGGTGTTGAGATGGTGATGCCTGGAGATAATGTGCGCGTCAAAGTAACGTTGATCACGCCGATTGCTATGGAAGACGGATTGCGATTCGCGATTCGGGAAGGTGGCCGAACGGTTGGTGCTGGTGTTATCACCAAGGTACTTCAATAG
- the rpmG gene encoding 50S ribosomal protein L33: MREIITLACTVCKERNYSTMKNKRNTPDKLEMKKFCNSCHSHTQHKETK, from the coding sequence ATGCGTGAAATTATAACGTTAGCATGTACTGTCTGTAAGGAACGAAACTATTCCACTATGAAAAACAAGAGGAATACACCAGATAAGCTTGAGATGAAAAAGTTTTGCAATTCCTGTCATTCTCACACGCAACATAAAGAGACAAAGTAA
- the secE gene encoding preprotein translocase subunit SecE produces the protein MANFSLAKSTEKGKEFYQSVVGEIRKTTFPSREDTVGSTGIVFILVIMLSIYLALVDGVFSRIMSAILS, from the coding sequence ATGGCTAACTTCTCTCTCGCTAAGTCTACTGAAAAAGGGAAAGAATTTTATCAAAGTGTAGTTGGAGAGATTAGGAAGACAACCTTTCCATCGCGTGAAGATACAGTCGGGTCGACCGGTATAGTATTTATACTAGTGATTATGCTGTCCATTTATCTTGCCTTGGTTGACGGTGTGTTTTCCCGAATTATGTCTGCTATTCTTTCTTGA
- the nusG gene encoding transcription termination/antitermination protein NusG has protein sequence MNWYVIHTYAGFENRVKTSIEERAEIKGLKESVGQVLVPIQNVTELKEGKKKTTSRKVFPGYVLVQMDPTEEVIQFIVSTPKVTGFLGNGVNPIPMTNEEVNELFDRIESGTAMPSPALHYSAGENIRITDGPFQGFSGVISDVDGDHGKLKVLVSIFGRQTPVELDFLQVERL, from the coding sequence ATGAATTGGTACGTGATTCATACTTATGCTGGATTTGAAAATAGAGTAAAGACAAGCATAGAAGAGCGCGCCGAAATTAAAGGGCTTAAAGAAAGTGTTGGTCAGGTTCTTGTTCCGATCCAGAATGTAACGGAACTAAAGGAAGGTAAAAAGAAAACAACTTCTAGAAAAGTATTCCCTGGATATGTTTTAGTTCAGATGGATCCTACGGAAGAAGTTATTCAATTTATTGTCTCTACTCCTAAGGTTACCGGTTTCCTTGGAAATGGAGTTAACCCAATTCCTATGACCAATGAGGAGGTTAACGAGTTATTTGACAGGATTGAATCTGGTACTGCAATGCCATCACCTGCGCTCCATTACTCTGCAGGAGAAAATATTCGAATTACAGATGGGCCATTTCAAGGATTTTCGGGGGTCATCTCGGATGTTGATGGGGATCATGGGAAACTCAAAGTTCTTGTTAGCATATTTGGCCGACAAACTCCTGTTGAGTTAGATTTTTTGCAAGTTGAACGGTTATAA
- the rplK gene encoding 50S ribosomal protein L11 — protein sequence MAKEITGYVKLQLPAGKANPSPPVGPALGQHGVNIMEFCKQFNAKTQGQGDAIVPVLITVYKDRSFTFIMKTSPASDLLKKAAGIPKGSKTPNKEKVASLSKAKILEIAKIKLVDLNAYDVEQASRIIEGTARSMGITVEN from the coding sequence ATGGCAAAAGAAATTACTGGGTATGTAAAACTTCAACTTCCTGCTGGAAAAGCAAATCCATCTCCACCAGTTGGGCCTGCATTAGGCCAACATGGTGTTAATATTATGGAGTTTTGTAAACAGTTCAATGCAAAAACTCAGGGACAAGGAGACGCTATTGTTCCTGTATTGATAACTGTCTACAAAGATCGTTCCTTTACTTTTATTATGAAAACATCACCAGCTTCGGATCTTCTAAAGAAAGCGGCAGGAATTCCGAAAGGTTCAAAAACGCCAAATAAAGAAAAGGTAGCATCCCTGTCTAAAGCAAAAATCCTCGAAATCGCGAAAATTAAATTAGTTGATCTAAATGCTTATGATGTTGAACAGGCGAGCAGAATTATTGAGGGTACCGCAAGAAGCATGGGTATTA